The Candidatus Neomarinimicrobiota bacterium genome segment TTTGACAAACACCATTTAATTTTGCCAATGAACGAGTTGCTGTGATGGTTTTTTTAAGAATTCTTGATGTTTCCAATTCAATATCTGGTGGTAAAACAGGTAAATCATTGAATGGTTTATTTGGGTGAAACATTATTCTCTTGTTATTTTTCATGGGTGCAATTTACACACGTTTTAATAACATGTGTAAATAATCGCAAAATATGGACACGTAATAAAAACATGTCCAAGTTGGACATGTTCATTTTAATGCCCATTCGTTTTCAATTCATCCGCAATCAAAAATGCCAACTCAATGGCTTGGTTTGCGTTTAATCGCGGATCGCAATGGGTGCGATATCTGTCGGTCAAATCCGCTTCAGAAATATGATCTAATCCGCCGGTGCATTCGGTAACATTTTGGCCGGTCATTTCTAAATGAATACCGCCAATTCGGGAGTTTTCAGATTTATGGATTTGGATATTTTGTTTTACTTCATCAATAATTCTGTCGAAGGGTCGAGTCTTAATTCCATTACTGCTTTTGATGGTATTCCCATGCATGGGGTCGCAAGACCAAACTACGGTGCGTCCTTCAGATTTAACTTTTCGAATCAATTTTGGCAAGTATGTTTCCACTTTATCATGCCCGAATCGGGCAATAAGTGTAATCCGTCCCGCTTCATTCTTAGGATTCAAAATATCCAAAAGGGCCATGAGTTCATCAGGATCCAGTGATGGTCCGCATTTGATACCAATAGGGTTTTTTATTCCGCGACAGAACTCCACATGGGCGCTATCTTTAAAGCGAGTCCGATCCCCAATCCAAACAAAATGGGCTGATGTGTTATACACATCTCCTGACGTGGAATCAACACGGGTCAGCGCTTCTTCATAAGGGAGTAGCAATGCTTCGTGACTTGTATAATAATGGACGCGCCGTAGCTGGGGCGTATTGGTGGAATTGATCCCCAATGCTTCCATAAAGTTCAAGCTTTCCTGAATTTGGTGCGCTAAATGACGATAACGTTCACCTTGGGGGCCGCTTTTCACAA includes the following:
- a CDS encoding 3-deoxy-7-phosphoheptulonate synthase class II; the encoded protein is MWQTDSWRNFTAKHIPDYPDQEHLSEVEKTLGNFPPLVFAGEVRSLKQSLADVAEGNGFLLQGGDCAESFSEFHADNIRDTFRVILQMAVILTSGANLPVVKLGRMAGQFAKPRSSKTETINGVELPSYTGDIINDINFDPDKRQPNPERMLKAYSQAASTLNLLRAFADGGYADLRHVNSWNMGFVKSGPQGERYRHLAHQIQESLNFMEALGINSTNTPQLRRVHYYTSHEALLLPYEEALTRVDSTSGDVYNTSAHFVWIGDRTRFKDSAHVEFCRGIKNPIGIKCGPSLDPDELMALLDILNPKNEAGRITLIARFGHDKVETYLPKLIRKVKSEGRTVVWSCDPMHGNTIKSSNGIKTRPFDRIIDEVKQNIQIHKSENSRIGGIHLEMTGQNVTECTGGLDHISEADLTDRYRTHCDPRLNANQAIELAFLIADELKTNGH